Sequence from the Nocardia cyriacigeorgica GUH-2 genome:
CTCGGCGCTGGGTTATGTCATCACCTACGAAGAGGTGGTGCGCAACGGCTTGCAGCTGGGCGCCGCCGATTCCAACACCATCCCGGCGTTGATCGTGGTCGCGATCATCATGATCGTGCTGAACATGACGCTGTCGCAGGTCGCCACCTGGTTGGAGCGGCGTCTGCGCGCCGGCCGCCGCAAGGGTGGCGGCGCGGTGGTGGCCGCCGATTCCGTGGTCACCGATGGGGCGCCGGGGGTGGATATCACCAAGGCTCCGTAATCGCAGGGTCTTTCGGCGCGCAGATCGCTCGTTCGCGATCTGCGCGCCGTTTGCGTTTCTGGTCGGCCATTGACGGGTGGGGAGCCGGCCAAGCCCGGCTCGTGCCTGAGCCGGCCGAGCCCACGGACCGATCGACGAGCCGTCGAGCGGATGCGCTACTCGTGCAGCGGCTCGTCCGGGTCGAGGTCCGAACCGGCCGTGTCGAGTTCGGCTTTGACGACGGTGTAGGCGGTGGCGGAGTTGTAGCCGCGGCGGGCGAGCATGCCGACGAGGCGGCGGATTGACTTGTCGCGGTCCAGGTTCGCGGGCATGGTGCGCAGTTTGCGGCGGACGAGTTCGGTGGCGCGCTCGTGTTCGTCGTCGGTGGTGACGGCAGCGAGTGCTGGGGCCGCGTCGTCTTGGGAGACGCCCTTGCGGCGCAGTTCCTGGGCGAGGGCTTGGCGGCCTTTGCCGGAATAGGTGTGCCGGGACTGCACCCATTGCTGGGCGAAGGCGGCGTCGTCGATGAGCCCGACCTCGGCGAGCCGGTCGAGTGCCTGCTCGCTCACTTCGAGGGTGTATCCCTTGGCCGCCAGCCGTTGCGCGAGTTCGGCGCGGCTACGGGCCCGGACGGCGAGCAATCGCAGGCATGCGTCCTTGGCCTGCTCGACGGTGCCGCCGGATTCGGTGCCCGTCGGCTGCGCCTCGCCTCGCGCGGCCCTGTTCCGCCGCGGAGCGGCTAACCGGGAACCGTCACCGGGTTGCGTGCCGGAGCCGTCGTCGTCCAGTGCGGACCGGTGGCCACGATCGCCTCGCTCCTTGGAGTCCGGACCATCGGGCTCGCCCCACGGGTCGCTGTCCTGGTTGGTCGGACAGCGGTCGGTGTCGGACGTGGGCACCGCACCGCGGGCGCCGCGGCGGCGGCGTCGAGTCGCCGGAACGTCATCGCCCCCTGCGCCGTAGCGGTTCCGATGATCACTGAATCGCCCACCGCGACCACGGGTTTCGGGGAACTCGGTCGAACGTGTCCGCTGCGGATCGGACGCGTCCGACCGAGTTCCTCGTGTGTTCGCCGCGGCCGAACCACCATCGGCCGGGCGAACCGGTGCCGGCCGCCGGCCTTCGGGCCGCGAGCCGGTGGATTCGGGGACCTCGACGCCGAGGCGTGCCAACTGCTGCCGCATTGCCGCGACGGGATCAGCCGGCACGCCACCCGCACCGGGTGCGGGGCGCCGGGCCGGCCTCGGATCAGAAATCGGCGGGGACCTCTTCGCTCGCCGTCACGTCGGCGCCGATGCCCAGCTTCTCCTTGATCTTCTTCTCGATCTCGTCGCGGATATCGGTGTTGTCCAGCAGGAACTTGCGGGCGTTCTCCTTGCCCTGGCCCAGCTGGTCGCCCTCGTAGGTGTACCAGGAGCCGGACTTGCGGATGAAGCCCTGCTCGACACCCATATCGATGAGCGAGCCCTCCTTGGAGATGCCGTGGCCGTAGAGGATGTCGAACTCGGCCTGCTTGAACGGCGGCGACACCTTGTTCTTGACGACCTTGACGCGGGTGCGGTTGCCGACCGCGTCGCTGCCGTCCTTGAGGGTCTCGATGCGCCGCACGTCCAGGCGCACCGAGGCGTAGAACTTCAGCGCCTTACCACCGGTGGTGGTCTCCGGCGAGCCGAACATGACGCCGATCTTCTCGCGCAGCTGGTTGATGAAGATGGCGGTGGTGCCGGAGTTGTTGAGCGCGCTGGTCATCTTGCGCAGCGCCTGGCTCATCAGCCGGGCCTGCAAACCGACGTGACTGTCGCCCATCTCGCCCTCGATCTCGGCGCGCGGCACCAGGGCGGCGACGGAGTCGATGACGATGATGTCGATGGCGCCGGAGCGCACCAGCATGTCGGCGATCTCCAGGGCCTGCTCACCGGTGTCGGGCTGGGAGACCAGCAGCGCATCAGTGTCGACGCCGAGCTTGCGGGCGTAGTCCGGGTCGAGCGCGTGCTCGGCGTCGATGAACGCCGCCACACCACCCGCGGCCTGGGCGTTGGCCACCGCGTGCAGGGCGACAGTGGTCTTACCCGAGGATTCCGGGCCGTAGATCTCCACGACGCGCCCGCGCGGCAGACCGCCGATGCCCAGGGCCACATCCAGCGCGATGGAGCCGGTCGGGATCACCGACACCGGCTGGCGGGCCTCCTCGCCGAGCCGCATCACCGCGCCCTTGCCGAAGCTCTTCTCCACCTGTGCCAGGGCGAGCTCGAGCGCCTTGTCGCGGTCGTACGCCTGTGGTGCCATGTCCTGATCCCCTTTTCGACGGGTGAGTCTCGTTCTGTGGTTGGCGCCCACATTAGAGGGCGGCACCGACAAGTTCTGGCGACCAGATTAGCCGAACAGGTGTTCGAGTCAAGCGACGCGCCCGACGGCGGCTACCACTGCGGCAACGGCGTCCGATCGTCCGCCGGGCGCGGTCCGAAAATGCGCCGCTCGGCGGCGTCGATGCGGACATCGTTGATGCTCGCCTCCCGGCGCGCCATCAGCCCGTCGGCGGCGAATTCCCACTGTTCGTTGCCGTAGCTGCGCCACCAGCGGCCGTCGTCGTCATGCCATTCGTACTGGAACCGCACCGCGATCCGGTTGCCGTCAAAGGCCCACAGCTCCTTGCGCAGCGCGTACCCGTTCTCCTTCGCCCACTTCCGAGTCAGGAATTCGACGATGGCCGCGCGGCCGGCGAAGTGTTCGTCACGATTGCGCCAGACCGAGTCGGGCGTGTAGGCGGCGGCGACGCGCTCGGGTTCGCGAGTGTTCCAGGCGTCCTCGGCGGCGCGCACCTTCGCCTCGGCGCTGCTGCGATCGAACGGGGGCAGTGGGGGTCGCATGGACCACTCCTTCCGTGGAGTCGGATCAGGGATTGACGGGTGAGAGTTCGGCGGGCCCCCATCGCAGCGGACCCGCCGCGGTGTCGACGACCTCGGTGACGGTGAATTCGATCGAGCACTGCGCACCGGCGGCGAAGGTGTCCGGTTTCCAGGACAATTCGGCGGTCCCGGTGAGTTGCAAACTGCCCCCGGTGGTCCAGTTGGGCACCAGGATGCCGCAGCGGGGGTCGATCGCGATATTGCCGAGGGTCATGAACATCGAGTTGCCGCGATAGTCCGGCCAGCGCAGTCGGGTGGGTGAGAGTACCTCGACGAAGCCTGGGTTGCCGCCGCGATGGGAGGCGTCGGCATTACCTTCGGCATCCGCCGTGGCGAGGAAAAAGGTGTCGGCCTCGGCGATGGCGACGCGCTGTCGCTCGTCCAATGCGACAGCGCGCCGTGGTGCGGCGACCGCGCCCGGGTCGTATGAGCGGATCTCCCTGCGCGAGATGTATTTCGGGCAATTCGAATACACCTGATCGGTGGCGATGCGCAGGCCGTCGCTCTCGGCCGAAGCGGTGCCGTTGACGCGCATCCGCCGGCGTCGCTGGGGTTGCAGCGCGATCATGCCGATGCGGATGTCGCGTGAGGCGGCCTCGTGCAGCGGGTCGCCGGCCGCGGGCCGGGTGTCGACCAGCACGGTCTCCGGGCCCGCCGCGCGCAGGAACCCCGGCGGTCCGGCCAGTTGACTCGCCCACATCCGGCCCTCGTTGTCGGCGGCGCCGACCACGACCATCGACTGCTCGGACAGGAAGTCCGCGGCGACGGCCGGGATATCGCGGCGGATCATCCGGCCGACCCGTGCGGCGATATCGGCCTGACCCATCCGCTGTTGCACCATGCGCTCCCCGGCGTGGAACGGCGTAGTCACGAGTACCTCCTTCGGTGTCCGAGCAGTCGATCGCGGTTGATCAGAAGAAGCCGCAGGTGGGGGCGGCGCCACTCGGCGCGGGCGCGGATTCGGCACCGGTGGGCGCGTAGACCTCGAGCCGGATTCCGTCCGGGTCGGTGAAGAAGATGCCGCCGGAGGCGGTGCCTTCGCCGTGCGCCACCACACCGTCGTGGGCGAAGTCCACCGACAGCTCCCGCAGGGTCGCCTCTACCGTTCGGACCTCGTCGATGGTGTCGACCTGGAACGAAAGGTGGTGCAGTCCGGGGCTGGTGGTGACGAAGGTGCCGTCACTCTGCTGCCACAGCGTCAGCACCAAAGTGCCGCCGGCGCCCAGGAAGGCCCATTTCCGGCTGTCGTCGGTGCTGGCCGCCAATTGCTCGAAGCCGAGGGCGCGGCGGTAGAAGTCGACCGAACGGGTCAGGTCGGAGACGTTGAGCCCGATGTGGCCGGTGGCGAGCTGGGGCATGGTCATGGTTCCTCCTCGGAATGGTCGAACCGTCGTAATTTGTTTGAATGGTTAGAACTTAAAGACACAGACCTCCCGGTGTCAACCGTCTAAAATATTTTAAGTAGTTAGAAGGAGGTGGTTGTCACGTTCGGTCGTCGTGAGCCGTTACCCTCAGGCATGCTCGATCCACGCCCTCACCTCGGTGAACCCCTGGCCTTGGATCTGCTGAACACCCGCTGGGTGAGCGACGGACCACAGGATCTGCTCATCGATGTGGCCGGGTTGCGGATCTGGTTGGCGAGTGCCGGGCTGGCCGATCGCGCCGACGCGGACGCCGCCACGCTGGAGGCGGTGCGCGCCGCGCGCGCGGCCATCTACGACACCGTCCGCCACGGCCGCCGCGACGCACTCAATGAGGTGCTCGAGCACGGCCGGATCCGTCGCACGCTCGCCGAGGCCGGACCCGTCGACGCGCCCGAGGTCACCGATCCGGTCTGGCTGCCCGGCTGGCTGGCCGCCGACGACCTGCTGCGCCTGCTGGCCACGTCCCCCGACCGCATCCGCCAGTGCGCGCACCCCGATTGCGTGCTGTTCTTCTACGACACCTCCAAGAACGGCACCCGCCGCTGGCACTCCATGGCCACCTGCGGCAACCGCACCAAGGCCGCGCGCCATTACGCCAAGAAGTCCTGATCCGGCGCTCAGAACAGTTCGTCGAGCAGCCGGTAGTAGTCGAGCTTGCGCTGATCCGGTTCACCGAGCCCGTACGCGGTGAAGAACTCCCCGACCTCGCCGGCGCCGAAGTCCTCTCGCAGATCCCGCGCGGCCAGCGCGAGATCACGGTAACGATCGGCCACCCCGAGCGCACCGACGTCGATCAGGATGCCGCCCTCGAGCACGTTCGCCGGCGTGAAATCACCATGCGCGACAACCAGATCCTCGTCCTCCGGCTGCTCGTCGAACAGCCGCCGCAGCACCTGCTCGGGCGTCAACGGGTTGTCGTCGTCGAAATCGTCCGCATCCACCGAACCCTCGAGCACCCGCCTGCGAGCCTTCGGCAGCATCACCTCGAGCCGCCCATCGAATGGGCATCCAGCGACAGGCACCCCGTGCAATCCCCGCAGCACCTCCCCCATCACAGCACCGGCTCGCCCACGCCGCCGCGCCAGACTCGGCACCCCCATATCCGCCAGCACCAGCACGTCCTCGTCGAACGCCGCCACTTCGGGTACAGAAATGTCGCGCCCGGCCAGCCAACGCAACCGTTCGTACTCCGCAATGGCCTCCGGGCCCCGTTTGACCCAATAGCCGCCGGCGAAGACGACACCGCCGCTCAATCCCTCGTGCTCTTCCGACCAGCTCGGCGATTCGCCGAGGAGAGCCGCGACGGCCGGCGGCAGCGGCGCATCCCAGCCGGCCGGTGCGGCGCTCACCAGCGGGAGCGGGGGACGTCGAATTCGGCGCAGAGGGCGCGCCAGACTTCGCGGGGGTCGACGCCGGCTTCGATGGCGGCGGCGCCGGTTCGGCCGCCTAGGGAGGGGATGACGTGGTCGGTGAGGAGGGTGTCGCCGCGGGACACACCGAACTCGGTGTGCAACAGCTCCTGGAATTCGGTCAATCGCACCGTGCCGAAGATACCCGTGTGCGCGCGGCGGGGCAGGTGGGGTCAGCGGGCGGTGGCGAGGACGGTGTGACAGACCTCGACCGGGTCGGTCACCACCGACAGGCCCGCGGCGGCTTGGGCGGCGGAGGCGGCGAAACCGGGTTCGGACAGCACGCGCAGGACGGCCTCGCGGACGGCGTCGGCGGTGAGCGGGCGCACCAGCAGCGAACTGCCGTGGCGGGCGGCGCGATTGGCCAGCTCCCATTGGTCACCGCCGCCGGGCACCGTCACCACGGGCACACCGGCCGTCAGCGATTTGGCGAGCAGTCCGTGACCGCCGCCGCCGACCACGACGGAGGCATGGCGCAGCAGCTCGTCCTGGCGGCCGAGGCCCGCGGTGGCCCAGGGCGGCAGGTCGGCGGGCGGTTCGTCCAGCATCGACACCGCCACTCGCACACCGGTACCGTCCAGCCCGGCCAGCACCGTCTCCACCATGCCGGCGACACCGGTATGCGCGGTGGACGGCGCCACCATCACCAGCGGACCGTCACCGGGCGGCAGCTCGAGCACCGCATCGGTCGGCTCCCACAGCAACGGCCCGACCAGATGCGCGATCTCCGGCCAGTCCGGACGCGGCACCTCCAGAGCAGGCAGGGTCGCGATCAGCCGGGCGATCGGACCCGGGTCCTCCCCCGGCAGCCCGACGCTCTCCCGGGCCCGCGCCCGCTGGCGGCGACCCTGTTCGATGGCGCGCGCGGTCATCGCGCGCAAGAATCCGTCACGCATCCGGCCGCGCAGTCCGGTGCCCGGTGCGAGCCCACTGCCGATGGGTGGCAGCGCCTTCGAGGGCAGATACAGCGGATGCGGCGACAGCTCCACCCACGGCACGCCGAGCCGTTCGGCCGCCATCCCGCCGCCGGCGGTCAGCACATCGGAGACCACCAGTTCCGGCAGCATCGCGCTGAGCTCGGGCAGGATCTCGGTCGAAATGTGCGCGGCGCGTTCATGGATGCGCTGCCCGGCATCGCCATCGTCATCGATCTCGCGCGGTGCCAGCCCTTTGAGCCTGCGCACCCCGATGCCGGCGGCCCGAGCCGCCTCGAACCAGCGTGGCCCGGTGAACAGCACCGGCTCGTCACCGGCGGCGGCGAAGCGCAGGCACAGCGCGATAGCGGGGAACGCGTGACCCGGATCCGGGCCTGCGACGACGGCTACTCGCATCCGCCCAGCCTGCCACACCGCTCAACGGCGTCGACCGCGCCCGGTGCTCAGCCGCGGAAGTGAAACAGCTCGAACCCCACCGCGCGCTCGGCGGGGAACCCGTCGATACGTCCGGCGGTCATGTCGAGCACGGCCCGCACCTGGTCGGCGACCGGCTCATCGCTCAATGCCTCGAGGTAGCGGCGGTGCTCGGCCAGCGAGGCCTCGGCCTTGTCGACGGTGTCGGTGACGTCGACCGCATGGGTCATCTTCGGCCCCACCACCGCCGCCCAGCGCGGGGTCCACGGCTCGAGTTCGGCCAGTTCCCGGAAGATCCACTCATTGCCCGCGTCCGAGACCGCGTCCAGCGCGGCCCGGCCGACGGCGCGGTGATCGGCGCTGTTGACGTATCCGGGCGCCCAGACATCGCCGAAGTTGAACAGCACCACCATGTCCGGGCGGTGCCGCCGGATCGCGGCGGCCAGATCGCGGCGCAAGGCCAGGCTCTCCTCGACCCGCCCGTCAGGGTAACCGAGGAATTCGACCTCGCTGACGCCGACAACGGCCGCCGAGGCGATCTCCTCACCTTCGCGCAGCGGCCCGGCATCCGCGGGGGCCATGCCCGCGATCCCGGCCTCACCCGAGGTGGCCAGGACGTAGCGAATGTCCTTGCCCTGTCCGGTCCAGCGGGCCACGGCCGCGGCGGCGCCGTATTCGATGTCGTCGGGATGCGCGACGATCACCAAGCCGCGCTGCCAGTCCTCCGGTAGCTGCTCCATACCCGCCATTCAAACACGGACGCCGAGACGACAACGGGCCGTGCGTCTTCCGTCTCGGGAAGTCGCACGGCCCGGTCGGCACGTTGCGGATCAGAGTTTGCTCACGGTGTTGTCCCCCGAACCCGACACCGCCTTGTACAGCAGGTAGAGGCCGAACACCACGGCGCTGATCACCAGGATCGGAAACAGGCCCT
This genomic interval carries:
- the recX gene encoding recombination regulator RecX — translated: MDDDGSGTQPGDGSRLAAPRRNRAARGEAQPTGTESGGTVEQAKDACLRLLAVRARSRAELAQRLAAKGYTLEVSEQALDRLAEVGLIDDAAFAQQWVQSRHTYSGKGRQALAQELRRKGVSQDDAAPALAAVTTDDEHERATELVRRKLRTMPANLDRDKSIRRLVGMLARRGYNSATAYTVVKAELDTAGSDLDPDEPLHE
- the recA gene encoding recombinase RecA produces the protein MAPQAYDRDKALELALAQVEKSFGKGAVMRLGEEARQPVSVIPTGSIALDVALGIGGLPRGRVVEIYGPESSGKTTVALHAVANAQAAGGVAAFIDAEHALDPDYARKLGVDTDALLVSQPDTGEQALEIADMLVRSGAIDIIVIDSVAALVPRAEIEGEMGDSHVGLQARLMSQALRKMTSALNNSGTTAIFINQLREKIGVMFGSPETTTGGKALKFYASVRLDVRRIETLKDGSDAVGNRTRVKVVKNKVSPPFKQAEFDILYGHGISKEGSLIDMGVEQGFIRKSGSWYTYEGDQLGQGKENARKFLLDNTDIRDEIEKKIKEKLGIGADVTASEEVPADF
- a CDS encoding nuclear transport factor 2 family protein, which encodes MRPPLPPFDRSSAEAKVRAAEDAWNTREPERVAAAYTPDSVWRNRDEHFAGRAAIVEFLTRKWAKENGYALRKELWAFDGNRIAVRFQYEWHDDDGRWWRSYGNEQWEFAADGLMARREASINDVRIDAAERRIFGPRPADDRTPLPQW
- a CDS encoding pyridoxamine 5'-phosphate oxidase family protein — protein: MVQQRMGQADIAARVGRMIRRDIPAVAADFLSEQSMVVVGAADNEGRMWASQLAGPPGFLRAAGPETVLVDTRPAAGDPLHEAASRDIRIGMIALQPQRRRRMRVNGTASAESDGLRIATDQVYSNCPKYISRREIRSYDPGAVAAPRRAVALDERQRVAIAEADTFFLATADAEGNADASHRGGNPGFVEVLSPTRLRWPDYRGNSMFMTLGNIAIDPRCGILVPNWTTGGSLQLTGTAELSWKPDTFAAGAQCSIEFTVTEVVDTAAGPLRWGPAELSPVNP
- a CDS encoding VOC family protein; translation: MTMPQLATGHIGLNVSDLTRSVDFYRRALGFEQLAASTDDSRKWAFLGAGGTLVLTLWQQSDGTFVTTSPGLHHLSFQVDTIDEVRTVEATLRELSVDFAHDGVVAHGEGTASGGIFFTDPDGIRLEVYAPTGAESAPAPSGAAPTCGFF
- a CDS encoding CGNR zinc finger domain-containing protein; the encoded protein is MLDPRPHLGEPLALDLLNTRWVSDGPQDLLIDVAGLRIWLASAGLADRADADAATLEAVRAARAAIYDTVRHGRRDALNEVLEHGRIRRTLAEAGPVDAPEVTDPVWLPGWLAADDLLRLLATSPDRIRQCAHPDCVLFFYDTSKNGTRRWHSMATCGNRTKAARHYAKKS
- a CDS encoding aminoglycoside 3'-phosphotransferase, whose translation is MSAAPAGWDAPLPPAVAALLGESPSWSEEHEGLSGGVVFAGGYWVKRGPEAIAEYERLRWLAGRDISVPEVAAFDEDVLVLADMGVPSLARRRGRAGAVMGEVLRGLHGVPVAGCPFDGRLEVMLPKARRRVLEGSVDADDFDDDNPLTPEQVLRRLFDEQPEDEDLVVAHGDFTPANVLEGGILIDVGALGVADRYRDLALAARDLREDFGAGEVGEFFTAYGLGEPDQRKLDYYRLLDELF
- a CDS encoding DUF3046 domain-containing protein encodes the protein MRLTEFQELLHTEFGVSRGDTLLTDHVIPSLGGRTGAAAIEAGVDPREVWRALCAEFDVPRSRW
- a CDS encoding glycosyltransferase → MRVAVVAGPDPGHAFPAIALCLRFAAAGDEPVLFTGPRWFEAARAAGIGVRRLKGLAPREIDDDGDAGQRIHERAAHISTEILPELSAMLPELVVSDVLTAGGGMAAERLGVPWVELSPHPLYLPSKALPPIGSGLAPGTGLRGRMRDGFLRAMTARAIEQGRRQRARARESVGLPGEDPGPIARLIATLPALEVPRPDWPEIAHLVGPLLWEPTDAVLELPPGDGPLVMVAPSTAHTGVAGMVETVLAGLDGTGVRVAVSMLDEPPADLPPWATAGLGRQDELLRHASVVVGGGGHGLLAKSLTAGVPVVTVPGGGDQWELANRAARHGSSLLVRPLTADAVREAVLRVLSEPGFAASAAQAAAGLSVVTDPVEVCHTVLATAR
- a CDS encoding PIG-L deacetylase family protein, which gives rise to MEQLPEDWQRGLVIVAHPDDIEYGAAAAVARWTGQGKDIRYVLATSGEAGIAGMAPADAGPLREGEEIASAAVVGVSEVEFLGYPDGRVEESLALRRDLAAAIRRHRPDMVVLFNFGDVWAPGYVNSADHRAVGRAALDAVSDAGNEWIFRELAELEPWTPRWAAVVGPKMTHAVDVTDTVDKAEASLAEHRRYLEALSDEPVADQVRAVLDMTAGRIDGFPAERAVGFELFHFRG